TCGCGCAGCGAGCGCCGTCGCAGGGGTCGCCTTTTCTTTGGTTACTTTCTTTTGGCGAAGCAAAAGAAAGTAACGTGCTCCGGCCACCGCCGGTATCAAAACACCGCGCCGTCAGGCGCTAACAACAGCAAAAACTTTAAAGACAGCAGAGACAGCAGCACAAAACCACCATCCCCCCTCACCGCAACCTCTCCCGCACAGTCTCCGCCACCACCACCGCCTGCTGCGGCCGCAGCAAATCACTCAACGCAATCACCCCCACCAACCGCATCGACACCTCATCTGCCACCACCGGCAAACTGGACACCCGCAGTTCCGTCATCCGCCCCGCCACCGCCCGCGCGGTTTCTTCGGGCCGGGCGGTCGCCGGTATATCGCAGAACAACGCGGCACACGGCTGCAGGCTATGCTCCTGATCACGCAACACTTCGCGCTCCAGCATGCCGATCAGGCGCCCTTTGTGAACCACCGGATAACGGCGGTGCCCCTGCGGCCCGCTGAAATAGCGCGCAAACACGGCGGCGGCCGGCTCTGCTCCATCCACCGTAACCAGCTTGCGCGTCATCAGATCAGCCACGTGCTGGCTTTCCAGCGGATCAATACCGTACTCGCGGTAAATGTGCAGACCACGACGGGCAATTTTCTCGGTCATGATGGAGCGGCGCAGCACCAGTGCGGTAAAGCCGTAGGCCACAACGGTGGTCAGCAAGAGCGGCAGCAAGGCTTCGGTGTCGTGCGTCAGGCCAAACGCGAACACGATGGCTGTCAGTGGCGCGCCCAGCACACTGGCCAGCACGCCGGCCATGCACACCAGCGCCCACAACTGGGGCGATCCACCGGGGAGCACGTGCGCCAGTGCCACACCCAGGCCAGCGCCGATCATCAACAGCGGTGCCAGCACCCCGCCAGAGGTGCCAGAGCCCAGCGCAGCCACCCAGATCACGGCTTTGACCGTCAGCAACGCCACCACCACGCCCAGCGCCAGCCGGTTGTTCAGCAAATCGCCAATCACGTCATAACCCACGCCCAGGGCGCGCGGTTCGATCAATCCGCCCAGGCCGACCACCAGCCCGCCGATGGCCGGCCACCACATCCAGTGCAGTTTCAGATGGCCGAACAGGTCTTCGGTTTTGTACAGCGCCAGCGTCACCACCGCTGCAAGCGCACCGCTGAGCAAGCCCGCAATGACGCACGACACCAGCGCCATATCGGTCGCCGGCGGCGTTTGCAGGGCAAACAAAGGACCGGCGCCCAACAGCAGCGGCCGGGCAAAACCGGCCACGGCACAGGCCACGGCGACCGGCAGCAAACTGCGTGGGCGCAATTCGAACAGCAGCAACTCCACGGCCAGCAATACGGCGGCGACCGGCGTACCGAAGATGGCGGTCATGCCCGCGCAAGCGCCAGCCACCAGCAGGGTTTTGCGTTCGGCCGCGGTCAGGTGCAGGAACTGCGCCAGCAATGATCCCAGTGCGCCGCCGGTCATGATGATCGGACCCTCTGCGCCAAACGGGCCGCCGCTGCCAATCACAATGCCGGAAGACAGCGGTTTCAGAACGGCCACGCGGCCAGACATGCGGCTTTTGCCAAACAGGATGACTTCCAGCGCTTCCGGAA
The Silvimonas iriomotensis genome window above contains:
- a CDS encoding chloride channel protein — protein: MAEASIKQTPQHAHRDHRRDYTVDHRLLLLAALAVLVGGLGTLAAFVLLKLIFFFTNLFFFQTLSLAEHSPAQHHLGLWVVLVPVLGGLMVGLMARFGSDKIRGHGIPEALEVILFGKSRMSGRVAVLKPLSSGIVIGSGGPFGAEGPIIMTGGALGSLLAQFLHLTAAERKTLLVAGACAGMTAIFGTPVAAVLLAVELLLFELRPRSLLPVAVACAVAGFARPLLLGAGPLFALQTPPATDMALVSCVIAGLLSGALAAVVTLALYKTEDLFGHLKLHWMWWPAIGGLVVGLGGLIEPRALGVGYDVIGDLLNNRLALGVVVALLTVKAVIWVAALGSGTSGGVLAPLLMIGAGLGVALAHVLPGGSPQLWALVCMAGVLASVLGAPLTAIVFAFGLTHDTEALLPLLLTTVVAYGFTALVLRRSIMTEKIARRGLHIYREYGIDPLESQHVADLMTRKLVTVDGAEPAAAVFARYFSGPQGHRRYPVVHKGRLIGMLEREVLRDQEHSLQPCAALFCDIPATARPEETARAVAGRMTELRVSSLPVVADEVSMRLVGVIALSDLLRPQQAVVVAETVRERLR